Proteins found in one Muntiacus reevesi chromosome 2, mMunRee1.1, whole genome shotgun sequence genomic segment:
- the LOC136160853 gene encoding craniofacial development protein 2-like isoform X1, whose protein sequence is MEEFKSEDFSVSKEDEDYALSGGECHEDTVNELVKEGEIGAEEETQKTKGTKRKAESILARKRKHSGLSLQHEDEEDANRESGGSSSEKEDAAAEQEKGVESEDAREKEEEEMLASSVSDVEPKSEVPPSTQVKTGEENKEMSSSKVVKAEEQEKPKEPEEVKVTKVFDIAGEKVRFLRRQGRPGMSPEHEPPRSEGGQHATGEEQRSVTNISKNESTKRKWKRRSNVVVTGEESKLRCCKEEYCIGTWNVRSMNPGKLDVVKQEMERINIDILGISELKWTGMGELNSDDHYIYYCGQQSLRRNGVAIIVNKRVRNAVIGCNLKNDRMISVRFQGKPFNLTVIQVYAPTPYAPEPEVYRFYEDLQHLLEITPKIDVLFIIGDWNAKVGSQEIPRITGKFGLGVQNEAGRRLIEFCYQNRLVIANTLFQQHKRRLYTWTSPDGRYRDQIDYIICRQRWRSSVQSAKTRPGADCGSDHKLLIAKFRLKLKIIPKTTRPFRGTNEVGETSQEAKSAFKQTEKDKPQANVPSNESSVPGGSGVSKEVGETSQEGKAVFKQNEKEEPQSSVPLAVLSLSAGSGVSKEVGETPQEGKSVFKQNEKEEPQSSVPAAVPSLPAGSGPENCDLQKNQNCSN, encoded by the exons GTGGAGAGTGTCATGAAGATACTGTAAATGAATTAGTGAAAGAAGGTGAAATAGGTGCTgaagaggaaacacagaaaaccaAAGGGACAAAAAGAAAGGCTGAGAGCATTCTGGCCAG aaagagaaaacacagtGGCCTCTCACTACAACACGAGGACGAGGAGGATGCCAACAGGGAATCTGGAGGAAGTAGTAGTGAGAAGGAAGATGCAGCTGCAGAGCAGGAAAAAGGCGTTGAGTCAGAGGATGCCagggaaaaggaggaggaggaaatgttgGCCAGCTCCGTCAGTGATGTAGAACCAAAATCAGAAGTGCCTCCGAGTACACAAGTTAAA ACAGGAGAGGAGAATAAAGAGATGAGTTCAAGTAAAGTGGTCAAAGCAGAAGAACAAGAGAAACCTAAAGAACCAGAAGAAGTTAAAGTCACCAAGGTGTTTGATATTGCTGGTGAAAAAGTCAG gtttctcaggagacagggaaggccTGGTATGTCCCCGGAACATGAGCCCCCCAGATCAGAAGGTGGCCAGCATgccactggggaagagcagaggtcaGTTACTAATATTTCTAAGAATGAATCGACTAAGCGAAAGTGGAAACGACGTTCAAATGTGGTCGTGACTGGTGAAGAAAGTAaactccgatgctgtaaagaagaatattgcataggaacctggaatgttagatctatGAAtccaggtaaattggatgtggtgaagcaggagatggaaagaataaacatcgacatcttaggaatcagtgaactaaaatggacaggaatgggcgaattgaattcagatgaccattatatctattactgtgggcaacagtctcttagaagaaatggagtagctatcatagttaacaaaagagtccgaaatgcagtaattgggtgcaatctgaaaaatgacaggatgatttcagttcgtttccaaggcaagccattcaacctcacagtaatccaagtctatgccccaactccCTATGCTCCAGAACCTGAAGTTTaccggttctatgaagacctacaacaccttctggaaataacaccaaaaatagatgtccttttcattataggggattggaatgcaaaagtgggaagtcaggagatacccagaataacaggaaaatttggcctcggggtacagaatgaagcagggcgaaggctaatagagttttgttaCCAGAACaggctggtcatagcaaacacccttttccaacaacacaagagacgactctacacatggacatcgccagatGGTCGATACcgagatcagattgattatattatttgtcgccaaagatggagaagctctgtacagtcagcaaaaacaagacctggagctgactgtggctcagatcataagctccttattgcaaagttcAGGCTTAAGTTGAAGATAATACCAAAAACCACtcggccattcag GGGGACTAATGAAGTGGGTGAGACCTCTCAAGAAGCGAAATCTGCATTCAAGCAAACTGAAAAGGACAAACCTCAGGCTAATGTCCCTTCAAATGAGTCATCCGTTCCTGGTGGGTCAGG GGTGTCTAAGGAAGTGGGTGAAACATCTCAGGAAGGGAAAGCTGTCTTCaagcaaaatgagaaagaagaaccTCAGTCCAGTGTCCCTTTAGCGGTGCTATCACTTTCTGCTGGGTCAGG GGTGTCTAAGGAAGTGGGTGAAACACCTCAAGAAGGGAAATCCGTCTTCaagcaaaatgagaaagaagaaccTCAGTCCAGTGTCCCTGCAGCGGTGCCATCACTTCCTGCTGGGTCAGG gcCTGAAAACTGTGACCTTCAAAAGAACCAGAATTGCAGCAATTAA
- the LOC136160853 gene encoding craniofacial development protein 2-like isoform X2 translates to MEEFKSEDFSVSKEDEDYALSGGECHEDTVNELVKEGEIGAEEETQKTKGTKRKAESILARKRKHSGLSLQHEDEEDANRESGGSSSEKEDAAAEQEKGVESEDAREKEEEEMLASSVSDVEPKSEVPPSTQVKTGEENKEMSSSKVVKAEEQEKPKEPEEVKVTKVFDIAGEKVRFLRRQGRPGMSPEHEPPRSEGGQHATGEEQRSVTNISKNESTKRKWKRRSNVVVTGEESKLRCCKEEYCIGTWNVRSMNPGKLDVVKQEMERINIDILGISELKWTGMGELNSDDHYIYYCGQQSLRRNGVAIIVNKRVRNAVIGCNLKNDRMISVRFQGKPFNLTVIQVYAPTPYAPEPEVYRFYEDLQHLLEITPKIDVLFIIGDWNAKVGSQEIPRITGKFGLGVQNEAGRRLIEFCYQNRLVIANTLFQQHKRRLYTWTSPDGRYRDQIDYIICRQRWRSSVQSAKTRPGADCGSDHKLLIAKFRLKLKIIPKTTRPFRGTNEVGETSQEAKSAFKQTEKDKPQANVPSNESSVPGGSGVSKEVGETPQEGKSVFKQNEKEEPQSSVPAAVPSLPAGSGPENCDLQKNQNCSN, encoded by the exons GTGGAGAGTGTCATGAAGATACTGTAAATGAATTAGTGAAAGAAGGTGAAATAGGTGCTgaagaggaaacacagaaaaccaAAGGGACAAAAAGAAAGGCTGAGAGCATTCTGGCCAG aaagagaaaacacagtGGCCTCTCACTACAACACGAGGACGAGGAGGATGCCAACAGGGAATCTGGAGGAAGTAGTAGTGAGAAGGAAGATGCAGCTGCAGAGCAGGAAAAAGGCGTTGAGTCAGAGGATGCCagggaaaaggaggaggaggaaatgttgGCCAGCTCCGTCAGTGATGTAGAACCAAAATCAGAAGTGCCTCCGAGTACACAAGTTAAA ACAGGAGAGGAGAATAAAGAGATGAGTTCAAGTAAAGTGGTCAAAGCAGAAGAACAAGAGAAACCTAAAGAACCAGAAGAAGTTAAAGTCACCAAGGTGTTTGATATTGCTGGTGAAAAAGTCAG gtttctcaggagacagggaaggccTGGTATGTCCCCGGAACATGAGCCCCCCAGATCAGAAGGTGGCCAGCATgccactggggaagagcagaggtcaGTTACTAATATTTCTAAGAATGAATCGACTAAGCGAAAGTGGAAACGACGTTCAAATGTGGTCGTGACTGGTGAAGAAAGTAaactccgatgctgtaaagaagaatattgcataggaacctggaatgttagatctatGAAtccaggtaaattggatgtggtgaagcaggagatggaaagaataaacatcgacatcttaggaatcagtgaactaaaatggacaggaatgggcgaattgaattcagatgaccattatatctattactgtgggcaacagtctcttagaagaaatggagtagctatcatagttaacaaaagagtccgaaatgcagtaattgggtgcaatctgaaaaatgacaggatgatttcagttcgtttccaaggcaagccattcaacctcacagtaatccaagtctatgccccaactccCTATGCTCCAGAACCTGAAGTTTaccggttctatgaagacctacaacaccttctggaaataacaccaaaaatagatgtccttttcattataggggattggaatgcaaaagtgggaagtcaggagatacccagaataacaggaaaatttggcctcggggtacagaatgaagcagggcgaaggctaatagagttttgttaCCAGAACaggctggtcatagcaaacacccttttccaacaacacaagagacgactctacacatggacatcgccagatGGTCGATACcgagatcagattgattatattatttgtcgccaaagatggagaagctctgtacagtcagcaaaaacaagacctggagctgactgtggctcagatcataagctccttattgcaaagttcAGGCTTAAGTTGAAGATAATACCAAAAACCACtcggccattcag GGGGACTAATGAAGTGGGTGAGACCTCTCAAGAAGCGAAATCTGCATTCAAGCAAACTGAAAAGGACAAACCTCAGGCTAATGTCCCTTCAAATGAGTCATCCGTTCCTGGTGGGTCAGG GGTGTCTAAGGAAGTGGGTGAAACACCTCAAGAAGGGAAATCCGTCTTCaagcaaaatgagaaagaagaaccTCAGTCCAGTGTCCCTGCAGCGGTGCCATCACTTCCTGCTGGGTCAGG gcCTGAAAACTGTGACCTTCAAAAGAACCAGAATTGCAGCAATTAA